The nucleotide sequence TCTAAGCATATCCGTTATATTACTGCAATAACTGGAGAACTCCCTGCGGAACTGTGTTAGCCTGTGCAAGCATTGCCTGTGCGGCCTGTACAAGGATATTGTTCTTCGTATATGCCATCATTTCTTCAGCCATGTCTGTATCGCGGATGCGGCTTTCGGCGGCCGTCATGTTTTCTGTCTGAACTCCTAAGTTGTTGATTGTATGGTCAAGCCTGTTCTGGATTGCTCCCAGATCGCCTCTCTGCGA is from Anaerotignum faecicola and encodes:
- a CDS encoding flagellin; amino-acid sequence: DTNDSYQKVRVTVGSMSAKSLGIDGIDISTQTGASDAIAKIKTAINTVSSQRGDLGAIQNRLDHTINNLGVQTENMTAAESRIRDTDMAEEMMAYTKNNILVQAAQAMLAQANTVPQGVLQLLQ